In Ramlibacter sp., the sequence CAGCTTCCCTGACCCCGCCCTGCATACCTACTGACACCATGCACATTGCACGCACCCTTGACGACCTGCGCCAGTTCCTGGCCTCCAGCCGCCGGCCGGCATTCGTGCCCACCATGGGCAACCTGCACGAGGGGCATCTGGCGCTGGTGCGCCAGGCGAAGGCGCTGGGCGACATCACGGTGGCCAGCATTTTCGTGAACCGCCTGCAGTTTCTGCCGCACGAGGACTTTGACACCTACCCACGCACCTGGGAGTCCGACTGCGCCAAGCTCCAGGCCACGGGTTGTGACCTGCTTTTCGCGCCGACCGAGAAAGAGCTGTACCCCGAACCACAGACGTTCAAGGTCCAGCCCCCGGGAGATCTGACCGACATCCTCGAAGGCCATTTCCGCCCCGGTTTCTTCACGGGCGTGAGCACCGTGGTGATGAAGCTGTTTGCCTGCGTGCAACCCGGCGTGGCGGTGTTCGGCAAGAAGGACTACCAGCAGCTGATGGTGATTCGCCGCATG encodes:
- the panC gene encoding pantoate--beta-alanine ligase, yielding MHIARTLDDLRQFLASSRRPAFVPTMGNLHEGHLALVRQAKALGDITVASIFVNRLQFLPHEDFDTYPRTWESDCAKLQATGCDLLFAPTEKELYPEPQTFKVQPPGDLTDILEGHFRPGFFTGVSTVVMKLFACVQPGVAVFGKKDYQQLMVIRRMVRQFALPIEIVAGETERAEDGLALSSRNGYLSPAERSEAVQLSLTLKRMAQAARGGETDLAALEADAMASLATRGWRPDYLTVRRRSDLLPPQGGEPLVVLGAAWMRKTRLIDNIEV